From Fibrobacter sp. UWR3, one genomic window encodes:
- the glgC gene encoding glucose-1-phosphate adenylyltransferase: MSWSYSREHQKNILCMIMAGGQGSRLQPLTRDRAKPAVHFGGTYRIIDFVLNNFINSGIFKIKVLTQFKSDSLNKHISAAWNLNASLDQYVDLVPAQMRTGDDWYKGTADAIFQNINLITDERPDLVAIFGGDHIYKMDINQMIDFHLSRAALLTIAAIPVPVSEASEFGIIEVDADNRMIGFEEKPKNPKEMPGNPGYCLASMGNYIFTSKFLVRELLKGAENGATDFGKHIIPSLYKEYPVYVYDFNTNIVRGEQASTKGYWRDVGTLDAFFEANMDLCSENPPFDLYNNYWPIRTFNWNQPPARFFAGDGNAHQGAAIDSIVSSGCIIGGGTVVKSILSPGVTIQKDALVEESILFPNVTIGPGAKVRRAIVEKGLHIPAGFQIGYDLERDKKLFHVTESGIVVLAKDTIIKA, translated from the coding sequence ATGAGTTGGTCTTATTCTAGAGAACACCAGAAAAACATCCTTTGCATGATCATGGCCGGCGGTCAAGGCAGCCGTTTACAGCCCCTCACCCGCGACCGCGCGAAGCCTGCCGTCCATTTTGGCGGAACTTACCGCATTATCGACTTTGTGCTGAACAACTTCATCAACTCCGGCATCTTTAAAATCAAGGTCTTGACCCAGTTCAAGAGCGATTCCTTGAACAAGCACATTTCTGCCGCCTGGAATTTGAACGCCAGTTTGGACCAATATGTGGACTTGGTGCCTGCACAGATGCGCACTGGCGACGACTGGTACAAGGGAACGGCCGACGCCATTTTCCAGAACATCAACCTGATTACCGACGAACGTCCGGACCTCGTGGCTATTTTCGGTGGCGACCACATCTACAAGATGGACATCAACCAGATGATTGATTTCCACCTCTCCCGCGCCGCCCTTTTGACCATTGCCGCTATTCCGGTGCCGGTTTCCGAAGCGTCTGAATTCGGCATTATCGAAGTGGATGCCGACAACCGCATGATCGGTTTCGAAGAAAAGCCCAAGAACCCCAAAGAAATGCCTGGCAACCCCGGCTACTGCCTCGCGAGCATGGGCAACTACATCTTCACGAGCAAGTTCCTGGTGCGCGAACTTTTGAAGGGAGCAGAGAACGGCGCGACCGACTTCGGCAAGCACATCATTCCTAGTTTGTACAAAGAATACCCGGTGTACGTCTACGACTTCAACACGAACATCGTGCGCGGCGAGCAGGCATCTACCAAGGGTTACTGGCGCGACGTGGGAACGCTCGACGCCTTCTTCGAGGCGAACATGGACCTGTGTTCCGAAAACCCGCCGTTCGATTTGTACAACAACTACTGGCCTATCCGCACATTCAACTGGAACCAGCCGCCCGCCCGCTTCTTTGCCGGTGACGGCAACGCCCACCAGGGAGCGGCCATCGATTCCATCGTTTCTTCGGGTTGCATTATCGGCGGGGGCACCGTGGTAAAGAGCATTCTCTCCCCCGGCGTCACCATCCAGAAGGACGCCCTCGTGGAGGAATCCATCCTCTTCCCGAACGTGACCATCGGGCCGGGCGCGAAGGTGCGCCGCGCCATCGTCGAGAAGGGCCTGCACATTCCGGCCGGATTCCAGATTGGCTACGACCTGGAACGCGACAAGAAGCTCTTCCACGTGACAGAATCTGGCATCGTCGTCCTCGCGAAGGACACGATTATAAAGGCATAA